In a genomic window of Lonchura striata isolate bLonStr1 chromosome 4, bLonStr1.mat, whole genome shotgun sequence:
- the RPIA gene encoding ribose-5-phosphate isomerase, giving the protein MRLPGRLALLRSTPLAARPPGRVRAGRAAARRGFSRGRLGGTMAEEAKKRAAFAAVDKHVQNNQVLGIGSGSTIVHAVQRLAERVKEENLTIVCIPTSFQARQLILQNGLALSDLDRNPELDVAIDGADEVDSDLNLIKGGGGCLTQEKIVAGFAKCFIVIADYRKKSDSLGEQWKKGVPIEVIPMAYVPVTRALTKKFGGVVELRMAVNKAGPVVTDNGNFILDWKFDKVHEWREVNTAIKMIPGVVETGLFIDMAELVYFGMEDGSVSVREKQPC; this is encoded by the exons ATGCGGCTCCCCGGCCGGCTCGCCCTGCTCCGGAGCACGCCCCTGGCTGCCCGGCCGCCAGGGAGGGTCcgagcggggcgggcggcggcgcggcgcggcttCTCCCGCGGGCGGCTCGGCGGCACCATGGCAGAGGAGGCCAAGAAACGGGCCGCCTTCGCCGCCGTGGACAAGCACGTCCAG AACAATCAAGTTCTTGGGATCGGAAGCGGATCTACGATTGTACACGCAGTGCAACGATTAG CTGAGAGAGTTAAGGAGGAGAACCTGACAATTGTTTGCATCCCTACGTCCTTTCAG GCTCGTCAGCTGATCCTGCAGAATGGCTTAGCACTGAGTGACTTGGACCGAAATCCAGAG CTTGATGTTGCCATTGATGGAGCAGATGAGGTGGACTCTGACCTCAACCTTATCAAAGGTGGCGG TGGCTGCTTGACACAGGAGAAGATAGTTGCAGGATTTGCAAAGTGCTTCATTGTTATTGCTGATTACAG GAAGAAATCTGACAGCCTTGGGGAGCAGTGGAAGAAGGGAGTTCCAATCGAGGTCATCCCCATGGCTTATGTCCCTGTCACCAGAGCCCTGACCAAAAAATTCGGCGGTGTCGTGGAGCTGCGGATGGCTGTTAACAAAGca GGCCCTGTGGTGACAGACAATGGGAACTTCATCCTGGACTGGAAGTTTGACAAGGTTCACGAGTGGCGTGAAGTGAACACAGCTATCAAAATGATACCAG GTGTGGTGGAGACGGGGCTGTTCATCGACATGGCCGAGCTGGTGTATTTTGGGATGGAGGACGGCTCCGTCAGCGTGCGGGAGAAGCAGCCCTGCTGA